TACCGCGCGGCGCCCCTCGCCGGAGAATTTCTTCGTCATCGACGGCGCGCATTCCTGCTCGACGCCGGACCATATGATGAAGAAGGAGCTGATCCTTCACGGCCTTGCCTGGGGCCATCTGCCGGAATGGCTGATCGAGGACGAGCTTCGAGACGGGAGGCTGATCTCCATCGCCGGCAGGCATATCCCCGGCCGCACCGAAACCGTTGCGGCAGTGCGGCGCCGCGACCGGCCGCACGGGCCGGTGGCCGAGGCGCTTTGGCTTTATCTGCAGGAGCAGGGACGCGACCAAACCCCAGAGAATCGGGGCAGCGTTCCTTAAGCCTTGCGCTCCCAGCGCCGGTCAGGCGTCTGCTGCCAATAGGTGACGGCGTGGCCGGCTTCCTTCATCGTCTTCCAGTGGCCGCGCGCGCCTTCGAGCTGTGCCGCGTCGTGGCCGTCGAACAGAAAGACCGCCCGCTCGTAGCCGGAAAGATTGGGCGGGGTCGCGCCATCGACGAGGAAACGGATCTGCGCGGCGTTCGGATTGCCCTCCCCCGTGGTCAGCAGGATCGGTTGCTCG
The window above is part of the Mesorhizobium sp. WSM4904 genome. Proteins encoded here:
- a CDS encoding DNA polymerase III subunit chi is translated as MADILFYHLTESTLEEALPGLLERSVERGWRAVVQTGTEERRDALDQHLWTFRDDSFLAHATDREAYPAEQPILLTTGEGNPNAAQIRFLVDGATPPNLSGYERAVFLFDGHDAAQLEGARGHWKTMKEAGHAVTYWQQTPDRRWERKA